In Sphaeramia orbicularis chromosome 5, fSphaOr1.1, whole genome shotgun sequence, a genomic segment contains:
- the crocc gene encoding rootletin isoform X2 codes for MSENPDPDSNKLECVIQKLEESVLSEEKRLTVRGPSPDAPPTCLPARVREIVTKNLNDSSSGAGAMSSVMSLQDENRVLQGELARLEDLLAHSRADRDELAIKYSAISERLEQTLRFDSGDGDRDSLESRSLAQQNVDLRRRLDEEQAAYKRKLTAYQEGQQRQAQLVQKLQAKVLQYKKRCGDLEQMVQEKCSEMEKHRLSVHSETSNGRNPDESSSNLEDALIRLEEEQQRSSSLSAVNAMLREQLEQAGLANEALSQDIRRLTADWTKAREELEQKESDWRREEESFHSYFSSEHGRLLTLWRQVVWFRRHICELKSATERDLSDMRNELARASHSTQLSCAGLSAAMHSREGGAALAMEREKALRVQLEQQLRDRVAEMMNLQTRTDAERSELNLRLSESVREGERLKSQMEEKDREIVILTRRLEEQSGNDETDMQMMKAHTETLLDTLRDIAQTILSDGESSSEADQDNFGAPLQALIHGSSPHCSSSPRRSSSPSRFSSLTPPPEAALCALRSAVTNRQLQLQDARGRLVSAQSSVQQLRKQLSETDLAKRDAEQKNQVLQRERDTTQREKETTLREKDRLKQERDALASEKVSLEKSVQAAQSSNQILQMDCEKLQLAVASMQRERDHEKEEKEAAIQERDRAKAETQRIQRQWDQSESRASAQRGELSAVKETHQQGEVERQLLERERTQLSEALSRAESRNAELSLLLNKLQSEDAALRDSLAKMGNLNEGLAQDKTDLNTYIFQLEEERAHLQAQRREAEQEKLTIRDELVRLEQERLEMDAARITLHQSLQDAELSRVGMEAELQSLRTDRLKLQEKVTQLCGEVTSLGSELSLAKGEGQRNEVALEEAGRSRTELARDKAALVVQLTASERENTMLSEELAAFRSERESLETSLFEVQQQLVQVESRREQLESENQSLRIRCETAAAELRRVRSDGENSLAQAEREKQALTQTLNAAQLEAQQSLHKAISEHQEEVERLISEKEVLRHSLLMEHEVTLRKLRQEMDDELHRAQRGREELQDELRSLQHDRDQSLLQAETEKQQALSLKEAEKTVLSDRMSSLQAELSAAALEAERMTREAALAKEQEQIRVGALTNELLELRSHLEDLASTHERELHGLRETCTDLQSRADVAFKELEQCRTSLSTSEDTRDQLRRDILETERRLNQTQDAADNYRREVTELRRSLGDVTKERDTLSQSNTQLRETLRSAETERISARRQCEEKEQRLAVLEENLSSTQKEVTELRSCLREVERSRLEARRELQELRRQLKVLDVEKEQKGKEVAELQTRLSVEEQREEERGREVFTLKQKLTDAETTRDSLKKELSLVQKRLVDSESGWRSCERELTAQLQEARGCEKKLQDEAKNLSVRTQSAQDSAAQSSLQLSEAQGRLAATEAELARAEAGRRDLEFRLSSLQSALTRTLGIGAGGRGGRGRSPGGSSASPGSMSRHHSISPLRASLSPPKGQNSDTFTEFLFTECQVSTPDNTFGSGPVSPERGNTPLPLSQPDLDPETLRSGLRDFLQELRDAQKERDDARCQMGTLQRELEELKGERDSAQSRLSQTQNTLQEYLEGKRLVDERLTSTQTLLQQQEETVRRGDRERRALTDRLRDLERALQASETDKKHTQDQLNKQRAAEMRLEAERRRLREALEAAEARATRVELGRRSLEGELQRLKLSLGDREAESHASQERHDSLLKQVAEGEARVSLLQREVDRLSQALLKAQEGESLLKEKTTSLNVTLQEASAAHSSTQSRMAALQKSLSVAEQDKRHLQERIDETRASLAEGRRHMAALTERVQSLESELRQSEARREELEAELANTQESLRQRSASLTEAQRSIQSTQAERAAVEDRLRGLQRAVAMLETEKKDAERQAVRLEKDKNALRNTLDKVERQKLKTEEGSMRLTAEKSRLDRSLNTAEQELQEAQQQILMLQTQMAEMEQSHSLCENLVRQRDEARQEAEKLKTSFREVERTLGTRERAHRHRVKGLEEQVSTLKEQLQQEIKRRQPSLPSTLLPAGK; via the exons ATGAGTGAAAACCCAGACCCCGACTCCAACAAACTGGAGTGTGTGATCCAG AAGCTGGAGGAGAGTGTTTTGTCTGAGGAGAAGAGGCTGACAGTCCGGGGCCCTTCACCAGATGCCCCCCCTACATGCCTACCCGCAAGAGTCCGGGAGATTGTCACAAAGAACCTCAACGATAGCT cttCAGGAGCAGGAGCCATGTCCTCGGTCATGTCGCTCCAGGATGAAAACCGGGTCCTGCAGGGAGAGCTGGCCCGGCTGGAGGACCTGCTGGCACATAGCAGAGCGGACCGGGATGAGCTGGCCATCAAATACAGCGCTATTAGTGAGAGG CTGGAGCAGACGCTACGTTTTGATTCAGGAGATGGAGACCGTGATTCACTGGAGTCCCGCAGCCTGGCTCAGCAGAACGTGGATTTACGAAGACGTCTGGATGAGGAACAAGCGGCCTACAAACGTAAACTCACCGCGTACCAGGAGGGTCAGCAGAGGCAGGCCCAGCTCGTGCAGAAGTTACAGGCCAAG GTGCTTCAGTATAAAAAACGGTGTGGGGATCTGGAGCAGATGGTGCAGGAGAAGTGCTCAGAGATGGAAAAACACAGGCTGAGT GTCCATAGTGAAACATCAAATGGCCGCAATCCAGACGAATCAAGCAGCAACCTGGAGGACGCTTTAATCCGTCTGGAGGAAGAACAACAGAG gAGCAGCAGTTTGTCTGCTGTGAATGCCATGCTCAGAGAGCAGTTGGAGCAGGCCGGTTTGGCCAATGAGGCTCTGAGCCAGGACATCCGCAGGCTCACTGCTGATTGGACGAAAGCCAGGGAGGAACTGGAACAAAAGGAGTCTGActggaggagagaagaagag TCTTTCCACAGTTACTTCAGCAGTGAGCACGGCCGTCTGCTGACGCTGTGGCGACAGGTCGTCTGGTTTCGGAGGCACATCTGTGAACTGAAGAGTGCCACTGAAAG AGACTTGTCAGACATGCGTAACGAACTGGCTCGAGCATCCCACTCGACTCAGCTGTCCTGCGCAGGTCTATCTGCTGCGATGCACAGCCGGGAGGGAGGGGCAGCCCTGGCCATGGAGCGGGAGAAGGCTCTGAGGGTTCAGCTGGAGCAGCAGCTGAGAGACCGAGTGGCAGAGATGATGAATCTGCAGACCAGGACTGATGCAGAGAGGAGTGAGCTCAACCTCAG GTTGTCGGAGTCAGTGCGAGAAGGAGAGAGACTAAAGAGCCAAAtggaagaaaaagacagagaaattGTTATCTTGACGAGGAGGCTTGAG GAGCAGAGTGGTAATGATGAGACAGATATGCAGATGATGAAAGCACACACTGAGACACTGTTAGACACACTGAGAGACATCGCTCAG ACAATTTTGTCCGATGGTGAATCGTCTTCAGAGGCAGACCAGGACAACTTTGGGGCTCCCCTTCAGGCCCTGATCCACGGCTCCTCCCCTCACTGCTCCTCGTCTCCTCGGAGGTCATCCTCTCCATCTCGGTTCTCCTCTCTGACTCCTCCTCCAGAGGCAGCGCTGTGTGCTCTGCGTTCTGCAGTCACAAACAGGCAGCTCCAGTTGCAG GATGCTCGAGGGCGTCTGGTCTCTGCTCAGTCATCAGTCCAGCAGTTACGAAAGCAGCTTTCAGAGACTGATTTGGCTAAAAGAGATGCCGAACAGAAAAATCAAGTACTGCAGAGGGAGAGGGACACCACACAGAGAGAGAAGGAGACCACCCTGAGAGAAAAGGACCGTCTGAAGCAGGAGAGAGACGCCCTGGCCAG TGAGAAGGTGAGTTTGGAGAAATCTGTTCAGGCGGCACAGAGCAGCAACCAGATCCTGCAGATGGACTGTGAGAAGCTTCAGCTGGCTGTGGCGTCCATGCAGCGAGAACGGGATcatgagaaggaggagaaggaggctgCCATTCAGGAGAGAGACCGGGCGAAGGCAGAGACTCAGAGAAT ACAGAGGCAGTGGGATCAGAGTGAGAGTCGAGCCTCTGCTCAGCGTGGGGAGTTGTCTGCAGTGAAGGAAACCCACCAGCAGGGGGAGGTTGAACGACAGCTGCTGGAGCGAGAGAGGACCCAACTGTCTGAAGCACTTAGTCGa GCTGAGAGTCGTAATGCAGAACTGTCTCTGCTGCTGAACAAACTTCAGTCTGAGGATGCAGCTCTCAGAGACTCTCTGGCCAAAATGGGCAACCTGAATGAAGGTCTGGCCCAGGACAAAACTGACCTGAACACCTACATCTTCCAG TTGGAGGAGGAGAGGGCCCATCTTCAGGCTCAGAGGCGGGAGGCGGAGCAGGAGAAGCTGACCATCAGAGACGAGCTGGTCCGGTTGGAGCAGGAGAGGCTGGAGATGGACGCCGCCCGCATCACACTGCACCAGTCGCTGCAGGACGCCGAGCTGAGCCGGGTGGGGATGGAGGCAGAGCTCCAGAGCCTCAGGACCGACAGACTCAAGCTGCAGGAAAAAGTCACACAG CTTTGTGGTGAAGTGACTTCTCTGGGTTCAGAGTTGAGTCTTGCCAAAGGAGAAGGCCAGAGGAATGAAGTGGCCTTAGAGGAGGCCGGTCGCAGTCGAACAGAACTGGCCCGAGACAAAGCAGCGCTGGTGGTGCAGCTGACGGCGTCTGAGAGAGAAAACACGATGCTGTCGGAGGAGCTGgctgccttcag GTCTGAGAGGGAGTCTTTAGAAACCAGTCTGTTTGAGGTACAGCAGCAGCTTGTTCAGGTGGAGTCTCGCAGAGAGCAGCTAGAATCCGAAAACCAAAGCCTTCGTATTCGCTGTGAGACTGCAGCag CTGAACTGAGGCGTGTACGCTCAGATGGGGAGAATTCACTGGCTCAGGCTGAGAGGGAGAAACAGGCTCTGACTCAGACTCTAAATGCTGCACAGCTGGAGGCCCAGCAGAGTTTACACAAGGCCATCTCCGAACatcaggaggaggtggagagactCATCTCAGAAAAG GAAGTCCTGCGCCACAGTCTGCTCATGGAGCATGAAGTCACTCTGCGAAAGCTCAGACAGGAGATGGACGATGAGCTCCACAGAGCCCAGAGAGGACGAGAGGAGCTCCAGGATGAACTGAGGAGTCTCCAGCATGATAGAGATCAGAGTCTGCTGCAGGCGGAAACTGAGAAACAGCAG GCTCTGTCGCTGAAGGAGGCGGAGAAAACAGTTCTGTCTGACAGGATGTCCAGTCTGCAGGCCGAGCTGTCAGCTGCAGCCCTGGAAGCTGAACGAATGACCAGAGAAGCAGCACTTGCCAAAGAACAGGAGCAG ATCAGAGTTGGAGCTCTGACCAATGAGCTGCTTGAACTTCGCTCTCATCTTGAGGATTTGGCCTCAACTCATGAAAGGGAGCTTCATGGGCTCCGTGAAACCTGTACAGACCTACAGTCACGAGCTGATGTGGCTTTCAAAGAG TTGGAACAGTGCAGAACTTCTCTCTCAACCAGCGAGGACACCCGAGACCAACTTAGGAGAGACATACTGGAGACTGAGCGTCGTCTTAACCAAACACAGGATGCAGCAGATAACTACAGGAGAGAAGTGACGGAGCTACGACGAAGCCTCGGTGATGTTACCAAAGAGAGGGACACCCTGAGCCAGTCCAACACTCAGCTGAGAGAAACTCTACGGAGTGCCGAAACAGAGAGGATCAG cgCGAGACGACAGTGTGAGGAGAAGGAGCAGAGGTTGGCTGTGCTGGAGGAGAATCTGTCATCGACTCAGAAGGAGGTGACGGAGCTGCGCAGCTGCCTGAGGGAAGTGGAAAGGTCACGACTCGAAGCTCGCCGAGAACTGCAGGAACTCCGCAGACAG CTGAAGGTGTTGGATGTAGAGAAGGAGCAGAAAGGGAAGGAGGTGGCGGAGTTACAGACTCGGCTGTCAGTGGAGGAGCAaagggaagaggagagaggaagggAGGTTTTCACCCTCAAACAGAAGTTAACAGACGCTGAAACAACACGGGATTCCCTAAAAAAAGAG TTGTCCCTGGTTCAGAAGCGTCTGGTGGACTCAGAGTCTGGCTGGAGGAGCTGTGAGAGAGAGCTCACCGCTCAGCTGCAGGAGGCGCGTGGCTGCGAGAAGAAGCTGCAGGATGAAGCTAAAAACCTGTCTGTACGCACTCAGTCGGCCCAGGACTCCGCCGCTCAGTCCAGCCTGCAGCTCAGTGAGGCGCAGGGCCGACTCGCCGCCACCGAGGCAGAGCTGGCCCGGGCCGAGGCCGGGAGGAGGGACCTGGAGTTCCGCCTCAGCAGCCTCCAGTCGGCGCTGACCCGAACGCTGGGCATCGGAGCAGGAGGCAGAGGAGGCAGAGGGAGGAGCCCCGGGGGGAGTTCAGCATCACCAGGCTCTATGTCCCGCCACCACAGCATCTCCCCCCTACGCGCCTCACTGTCTCCACCTAAAGGTCAGAACTCTGATACTTTTACTGAATTCC TTTTTACAGAATGTCAAGTAAGCACCCCTGATAATACTTTTGGTTCGGGACCTGTGTCTCCTGAGAGAGGAAACACTCCACTTCCTCTGTCTCAGCCAGACCTGGATCCTGAGACTCTACGAAGTGGACTGAGAGACTTCCTCCAGGAGCTGCGTGATGCACAGAAAGAGCGG GATGATGCTCGATGCCAGATGGGGACCTTACAACGGGAACTGGAGGAACTTAAAGGGGAGAGAGACTCTGCACAGAGCCGCCTTTCTCAGACACAAAACACTTTACAGGAATATCTAGAAG GGAAGAGACTAGTGGATGAGCGTCTGACGTCCACTCAGACTCTACTCCAGCAGCAGGAGGAGACGGTGAGgagaggagacagagagagacgaGCTCTGACAGACCGGCTGAGGGATTTAGAGCGAGCGCTGCAGGCCTCTGAGACGGATAAGAAACACacccag GATCAGTTGAATAAGCAACGAGCTGCTGAAATGCGCCTGGAGGCAGAGAGGAGACGCCTGCGGGAGGCGCTGGAGGCAGCTGAAGCCAGGGCCACCAGAGTGGAGCTGGGGAGGCGCAGTCTGGAAGGGGAGCTGCAGAGACTCAAGCTGAGTCTGGGAGACCGGGAGGCAGAGAGCCACGCCTCCCAGGAACGCCATGACTCTCTGCTCAAACAG GTGGCTGAAGGTGAAGCCCGAGTGTCTCTGCTTCAGAGAGAGGTGGACAGGCTGAGTCAGGCTCTGCTCAAAGCACAAGAAGGTGAATCTTTACTCAAAGAGAAGACCACTTCACTCAACGTGACCCTGCAGGAGGCGTCAGCGGCTCATAGCAGCACCCAGAGTCGAATGGCTGCTCTGCAGAAGAGTCTGAgtgtggctgaacaggacaaacGACATCTACAG GAACGAATTGATGAAACCAGGGCGTCATTAGCTGAAGGGAGGAGACACATGGCTGCCCTCACTGAGCGTGTGCAAAGCCTGGAGAGTGAACTAAGACAGAGTGAGGCGAGGCGAGAGGAGCTGGAGGCGGAGCTCGCCAACACACAAGAG AGTCTGCGTCAGCGTTCGGCCAGTCTTACAGAGGCTCAGCGCAGCATCCAATCTACCCAGGCAGAACGGGCCGCTGTAGAGGACCGACTGCGTGGGCTGCAAAGAGCGGTCGCCATGCTTGAGACGGAGAAAAAAGATGCAGAGAGACAAGCTGTGAGGCTGGAGAAAGACAAAAATGCACTGAGGAATACACTGGATAAG GTTGAACGTCAGAAGCTGAAAACTGAAGAAGGCAGCATGCGTCTGACTGCAGAGAAAAGCCGTTTGGATCGTTCTTTAAACACTGCAGAACAGGAGCTGCAGGAGGCACAACAGCAGATACTGATGCTGCAG